Genomic DNA from Flavobacterium sp. N502540:
GGCTGTAAAACCTGTGCCCATCCGTGTTCCGGATTGCGTTCGGGATCTTTTTTGTTGGCCATTGTCGAGTCGCCAATAGTATAAAGTGTTGTCTTCTGAGCGAAACAAGCCATTGAAAACAAACCGATAATTAGCAGATAATATTTAGTCATTTGATTTAAAATTAATCCTTTTGGGTGTAATTCAAAGAAAATATTCAACACATAGAAACATAGTTTTTTAGTATAAACTAAAGAATACGAAAGACAAATACACTTCTTTCACATGGTTAATGTGTTTTTGAAAATAATTAAAACCTTTTAAAACCTTAAACAAAAACTCAGAACCTTAGTACCTTAGCTACTGAGAACCTCTAAAAAAAAACTATTTCGCTGCCGTTGGCACCGTTGCTTTTTCTCCGATAACTACTTCATTTAGCAATACATCTTTGGCATTTTCGCTTGAAATTGCATTTTTTGCCCACTTGATATTGATCGAATTAAAGGAGATGTTACGCACTTTTTTGTCCGGAAATCCCTGAATTACAATTCCGGATGCCGTGGCCTTGTTGCAGGTAATATTCGAGAATGAAATATTTGAAATCTCAGATTGAAAACCGCTTCCTTCTCCGTGATAATTGGCCGTGATATACAAACAATCCTCGACCTCATCGAGTTTTATATTTCGCACAAAAACATTCCTGATGAAACCGCCTCTGTCAGCATTGGTTTTCAAATAAATACCTCGTTTTAAATACCCTGCTGTTTCACAGTTTTCGACGAATACATTCTGAACTCCCGCCGACATTTCGCTCCCAATCACTACTCCATGAAGTCCTTTAAACTTGCAATTTCTAATGACAATATTCTCGCTTGGAGTAGCCGAATTAGATCTTCCTTCATCATCCCTTCCTGCTTTTATGGCTACATTATCATCGCCATTATCAAAGGTTACATTTTCAATTAAAACATCTTTCGCATACTCCGGGTCGATTCCATCGTTATTATGATTCAATGATTTGTAATGTACACCACGCACCGTAATACTTTGCGATTTTAATAAATGCAAACACCAAAAAGGAGAATTTTCAATATGAATATTTTCAACCAAAATGTTTTTACAATTTAAAAACTGAATCATCTGCGGACGCAAAAAGTATCCTTCTCCAAATTTCCTGTCCTCAAAAGGTGTACTACTATGATTCATTTCACGGCTTCTGTTTTTTCCAGCGCCTTCCTTTGATTTAAAACTTTTCCAGATTTCACCTCCGTTACCGTCTATCGTTCCTTCTCCTGTTATAGCTATATTTGAACATTGATTAGCATAAATCAACGGGCTGTAATTGTATAATATCGTTCCTTCCCAACTCGTTAAAACCATTGGTAAATAATCTGTCGGAGTATCGCTGAATTTAATTTTTGCTCCTTTTTCTAATTTAAGATTGACATTACTCACAAAATGAATCGGACCATTGATTTTATAAATTCCTTTTGGAACAATGATTGTCCCTCCCTTATTCTTTTTACACAAAGCCATTGCTTTATCAAAGAAAGGTTTGTTATTGGTAATGGAATCACCCTTTGCTCCCAACTTTATAATATTAATTTGATACGAAGGAATTACGGGAAGCTGA
This window encodes:
- a CDS encoding glycoside hydrolase family 28 protein; this translates as MTFKHFIFLFLSWASFAQSTEFPSTKVDSIVNRIQLPVIPSYQINIIKLGAKGDSITNNKPFFDKAMALCKKNKGGTIIVPKGIYKINGPIHFVSNVNLKLEKGAKIKFSDTPTDYLPMVLTSWEGTILYNYSPLIYANQCSNIAITGEGTIDGNGGEIWKSFKSKEGAGKNRSREMNHSSTPFEDRKFGEGYFLRPQMIQFLNCKNILVENIHIENSPFWCLHLLKSQSITVRGVHYKSLNHNNDGIDPEYAKDVLIENVTFDNGDDNVAIKAGRDDEGRSNSATPSENIVIRNCKFKGLHGVVIGSEMSAGVQNVFVENCETAGYLKRGIYLKTNADRGGFIRNVFVRNIKLDEVEDCLYITANYHGEGSGFQSEISNISFSNITCNKATASGIVIQGFPDKKVRNISFNSINIKWAKNAISSENAKDVLLNEVVIGEKATVPTAAK